Genomic segment of Streptosporangium sp. NBC_01755:
GGATGCGCCCCGACTACGAGGTGTCGGCGGTGGTGCTGCTGCACGACGCGGACATGGGCACGCCCGCTCGACATCGTCGAGCTCACCCTGGCCCTCGACGCGGTTCGGCTGCTGCCCGTTACGCGGTTCGGCTGCTGCCCGTTACATGACAGTCACACCTTTTGCCGTCTTGGTGGCTTAGCGTGAGGCCCGATTGGGCAGAGAAAAGAGATACCCGCGCCCGGCTGAACCGAGGTGGTGTCAATGCTGATCGGTACGATTCTGCGAGGCAAGGGAACAGAGGTGACGACTGTACGCCCCGGCGCGACGGTCGCGGAGCTCCTGGCCGTCCTGGCCGAGAAGAACATCGGCGCCGTGGTGGTGTCCGAGGACGGGTCCTCCGTCGAGGGCATCGTCTCCGAGCGCGACGTGGTGCGGCGGCTGCACGACCGGGGCGCGCGCGTGCTGGAGGACACCGTGTCGTCCATCATGACGACCGAGGTCCGCACCTGCCCCCCGGACACCGACGTCGACGATCTCCGCCAGACCATGACCACGCACCGCATCCGGCACGTGCCGGTGGTGGACGCCGACCGGCTGGCCGGGATCGTGAGCATCGGCGACGTGGTCAAGAGCTCCATCGAGGCGCTGGAGACCGAGAAGGCATACCTGGTCGACTACCTTCACCGCTGAGCGCCCGTTCCGGAAGTCCGCTGGGCGCCCGTTCCGGAAAGTCCCCTGGGCGCCCGTTCCCGGAAGTCCCCCGTGAAGGCCCGATGGGCCCGGCGCGTCGCGCCGGGCCCATCGGGTCCCCTCCGTTCCCGCTACTGGACGGTTATCTTGTCCACCTCGATGGTCACGCCCTTGACCTGCGGTGTCGACGTTCCCGTCGTCACCTTTCCGATCCCGGCGCTGACACCCTTGATCTTCATCGTGTAGGTCAGGCTGCCACCCGGGGCACCGGGCGTGCTGGTCACCCGGAGGTCCTCGGTCGGCGGGCCGGTGATCTGGCCGCCCGCGGTGCCGTCACCGTTCTCGGCTCCCACGGTCAGGCCGTAGCCCGCCGGAGGGTCGCCGGGCAGGTTGGCGGGGTCATAGGTGTAGGTGATGTCCTCGGTCCCGTTCAGCCCGATCCACTGCTGGAACACCTTGGTGTCTGTCGTGCCGTAGAGGTTGACCCGCCACTCGATGACGAGCCAGTCGTTGACGCCGTCGGTCAGCGTCCCGGCGTAGACGCCCGGCGTGCCGGTGCCGTCCAGGTCGGTCCAGTAGGGGGCGAGCACGTTGTTCGGGGTCGAGGGATCGGGCAGGGTCTGCGGTTCGAACGAGATGTCCGTCGACCCTGAGCTT
This window contains:
- a CDS encoding CBS domain-containing protein; translation: MLIGTILRGKGTEVTTVRPGATVAELLAVLAEKNIGAVVVSEDGSSVEGIVSERDVVRRLHDRGARVLEDTVSSIMTTEVRTCPPDTDVDDLRQTMTTHRIRHVPVVDADRLAGIVSIGDVVKSSIEALETEKAYLVDYLHR